A genomic stretch from Edaphobacter aggregans includes:
- a CDS encoding polysaccharide lyase family protein: MYRVLVRFVPATFVVALSLFAHATEIPVGTQIPVGFISYNVTGTNVAEFDIVNFTGPNASTLPDTTFPISTPLSLSGLSLTVDFASGVSEVFDSSYFTLDGDGLSFDGKQLSTLSGAPTGLFGATDAILTGVFDSSQVTLNDGTVVYLGSNFSTTISDPGGLSDGDLGVINATTVPEPATWTLLGTGVFGLITAMGAGVVKRRFSGAALGLGGVLALSLLPATSKAQTVVKLNATTSPSSGATGGVVSVTGTGFPSGVTAAGTSVSLSSTCGGAPAVATVTTVQTVIGTSDKIGFTIPSSLASGSYFVSVSGVSSGAVSFSSSTCSTVNVVGGPSSTLSIDTTNPVDWVIKNGAMTIDYNSTSGAIWSIVPTGTQDQLIDFSPGNATINGVVYDPADGESAIGGTTIPSTWTGPSGIPNLPASFANKEPKGFYMDPSGFSTVTAVPSYTLTSSYLDWWVAFPASGVAPTNTTAYEEHFVVTPNDPGIHIYFSLNHPAQVMNSSGTLVNNAAGTIGGQVQWIWRGNVNEFTNFYQKLADLSMVNGVTTPLPSTDDCFSGDNGRNDQDVTGRDTIDLHPQVGVENAFSPYPDPASQIPQGFHRHYCVKYDFSSYEYIHQAHGLFGNKYGQWVVFTAGHDTLIDGPTKENLNLTGNILTIEPNSNHYRTGGVGTTSIPAGTAGSRLYGPFYVRINHFGMATDSSINGGVIQTPDDMFNDAVAAGASFTHFYDNESTLLSRGYVPTSSRGSVSVQVNGVAGAPRTAWAVLSQNKTNQENSTLSYQYTIDISATGSGTFTNVVPGTYRLSVWDFGQWGEYRQDNVVVTAGNTNTLPTIAFVPENFGTVVGTIGTPDRSSHEFLHGAYTQNYADGPLGYDDREYYGAWNYWADWANSPVPGAPVYNLTDGPGYTATNNPLAWNYAHWGGFNPGLYGGACAASDDTTDAYQYTGCTSLGDTIGIPAYVNTLPGHSGTNGTTTPTPPWQIHFATPNGASSQAYVILSLALSASQGRETVTLNGNSLSYSPPSSFNSDAVQRSGLSGYTQWVAFQWPTSALNPEGTDNVITTSVSGTNTQNSDDALRLELSNIGATPSLTGWNDYYFVTSSTTTPSNDTVPNP; the protein is encoded by the coding sequence ATGTACAGAGTGTTAGTACGTTTCGTTCCTGCGACCTTTGTAGTCGCCCTCTCCCTCTTTGCACACGCCACAGAAATTCCAGTCGGGACCCAAATTCCGGTTGGCTTCATCAGCTATAACGTCACCGGTACGAACGTGGCGGAATTCGATATTGTCAACTTTACGGGTCCCAATGCATCCACCCTGCCCGATACAACCTTTCCAATCTCAACTCCTTTATCTCTTTCCGGCCTCAGTCTGACCGTTGATTTTGCTAGCGGCGTTTCGGAGGTCTTCGATTCCTCCTACTTCACCCTGGATGGAGACGGTCTCTCTTTCGACGGAAAACAACTCTCGACCCTGAGCGGTGCACCAACCGGTCTTTTTGGCGCGACCGATGCCATCTTGACAGGGGTCTTCGACTCATCGCAGGTGACACTGAACGATGGAACTGTGGTGTATCTAGGTTCCAATTTCAGCACGACGATCAGCGATCCCGGTGGGTTGTCGGATGGAGATCTAGGCGTCATCAATGCGACTACTGTGCCTGAGCCGGCGACCTGGACTTTGTTGGGAACAGGAGTGTTCGGCCTGATCACTGCAATGGGTGCCGGCGTGGTGAAGCGTCGCTTTTCGGGGGCCGCGCTTGGTCTCGGCGGTGTCCTTGCATTGTCGCTGCTTCCAGCCACATCAAAGGCCCAAACTGTGGTCAAGCTCAACGCAACGACTAGTCCGAGTTCCGGTGCGACGGGAGGAGTGGTGAGCGTGACCGGCACGGGCTTTCCATCGGGAGTCACCGCGGCGGGCACCTCCGTTTCGTTGTCTTCAACGTGCGGAGGAGCGCCTGCAGTGGCAACCGTCACCACCGTGCAAACCGTTATTGGAACGAGTGACAAGATCGGGTTTACGATTCCTTCGTCTCTTGCTTCCGGAAGCTACTTCGTTTCGGTCAGCGGCGTCAGCTCGGGTGCGGTAAGCTTCAGCAGCAGCACCTGCTCGACGGTCAATGTAGTCGGCGGACCGTCGTCCACCCTGAGCATCGATACGACTAACCCTGTCGACTGGGTGATCAAGAACGGCGCTATGACGATCGATTACAACTCCACGTCTGGCGCCATCTGGAGCATCGTACCTACAGGAACTCAAGACCAACTCATCGACTTCAGCCCTGGCAACGCTACTATCAACGGCGTTGTCTACGACCCGGCGGACGGAGAGAGCGCAATTGGCGGAACAACGATACCGAGTACCTGGACTGGTCCTTCCGGCATCCCCAACCTCCCCGCCAGCTTCGCCAATAAGGAGCCCAAGGGCTTCTACATGGACCCGTCCGGCTTCAGCACGGTGACCGCCGTTCCCAGCTACACCCTGACCTCTTCCTATCTCGACTGGTGGGTTGCTTTTCCCGCCTCGGGCGTTGCCCCCACGAACACGACTGCATACGAAGAACACTTCGTGGTGACCCCGAACGACCCCGGCATTCACATCTACTTCAGCCTTAACCATCCCGCACAAGTTATGAACTCCAGCGGCACTCTGGTGAACAACGCCGCCGGAACTATTGGCGGCCAAGTGCAGTGGATCTGGCGAGGCAACGTCAACGAATTTACCAACTTTTACCAGAAACTGGCGGACCTGAGCATGGTGAATGGCGTGACGACACCGCTTCCGTCAACTGACGATTGTTTCTCCGGCGACAACGGCCGCAACGACCAGGACGTGACAGGCCGCGACACCATCGATCTCCATCCGCAGGTAGGAGTGGAGAATGCCTTCTCCCCGTATCCCGACCCAGCCAGCCAGATCCCGCAGGGATTTCATCGCCACTATTGTGTGAAGTATGACTTCTCCAGCTACGAGTACATTCACCAGGCGCACGGACTCTTTGGCAACAAGTATGGCCAGTGGGTGGTCTTCACTGCCGGCCATGACACACTGATCGATGGGCCGACGAAAGAGAACCTCAACTTGACGGGCAACATCCTTACCATTGAGCCCAACTCAAACCACTACAGGACCGGAGGTGTTGGGACCACATCGATCCCTGCAGGCACGGCCGGAAGCCGCCTCTATGGCCCCTTTTATGTGCGCATCAACCACTTCGGCATGGCCACCGATTCCTCGATCAACGGCGGCGTCATTCAGACGCCCGACGACATGTTTAACGATGCCGTGGCTGCAGGGGCCAGCTTCACTCACTTCTATGACAACGAATCAACGCTGCTGTCCAGAGGCTATGTTCCCACTAGCTCTCGCGGTTCGGTTTCGGTTCAGGTCAACGGCGTCGCAGGAGCTCCCAGAACGGCGTGGGCTGTCCTCAGCCAAAACAAGACGAACCAGGAAAACAGCACCCTCAGCTACCAGTACACGATCGATATCAGTGCTACGGGAAGCGGGACCTTCACCAACGTTGTCCCCGGAACCTACCGTCTGTCGGTGTGGGACTTTGGGCAGTGGGGCGAATACCGGCAGGACAACGTCGTAGTCACGGCAGGCAACACTAACACGCTTCCGACGATAGCGTTCGTTCCGGAAAACTTTGGCACCGTCGTCGGGACCATTGGAACTCCCGACCGCTCGTCGCACGAGTTCCTGCATGGTGCTTACACGCAGAATTACGCTGATGGGCCGCTGGGCTACGACGATCGCGAGTACTATGGCGCCTGGAATTATTGGGCCGACTGGGCGAACTCGCCGGTTCCCGGAGCCCCGGTTTACAACCTCACCGATGGACCCGGCTATACCGCGACCAACAATCCTCTCGCATGGAACTACGCGCACTGGGGCGGTTTCAACCCTGGACTCTATGGCGGCGCTTGCGCTGCATCTGACGACACAACCGACGCGTACCAGTACACCGGATGCACCAGTCTCGGCGATACAATCGGCATCCCCGCATACGTCAATACGCTACCTGGGCACTCGGGCACCAATGGCACTACTACGCCGACGCCTCCCTGGCAGATTCACTTCGCTACACCCAACGGCGCTTCGTCTCAGGCCTACGTAATCCTCTCCCTTGCCCTGTCCGCATCGCAAGGCCGGGAGACGGTGACCCTCAACGGCAATTCGCTCTCCTATTCGCCTCCCTCGAGCTTCAATAGCGATGCAGTCCAGCGCTCAGGACTCAGTGGTTATACCCAGTGGGTTGCCTTCCAATGGCCTACTTCCGCTCTCAATCCCGAAGGCACGGACAACGTGATCACTACCAGCGTTTCCGGGACGAACACACAAAATAGCGATGATGCGTTGCGCCTGGAGCTCTCCAACATAGGCGCAACTCCGTCCCTCACCGGCTGGAACGACTATTATTTCGTGACCAGCAGCACAACCACACCGTCCAACGACACAGTGCCTAATCCTTAG
- the otsB gene encoding trehalose-phosphatase: MQDKETAIELTAFLQQTKTAQTAVLLLDYDGTLAPFHVDRNLAYPYPGVISILERIVQSDKTRVIIISGRPIAELRTLLGSISNLEIWGSHGLEHQLSDGSYSRVQVSEENAESLAEAEEWVVARGLLSSAEIKPGGIAIHWRGMSPAEAARVQALTQRDWAALAERSGLKLLQFEAGLELRVSHPDKGDAVRSILAGLDSNVPTAYLGDDLTDEDAFHSLNGHGLSVLVKADYRETIAKAWIKPPLGLIEFLERWLNSVSG; encoded by the coding sequence TTGCAGGACAAAGAGACAGCAATTGAGCTCACTGCGTTTCTGCAACAGACCAAGACAGCGCAGACAGCGGTCTTACTGCTGGACTACGACGGTACGTTGGCACCGTTTCATGTGGACCGGAACCTCGCCTATCCCTACCCTGGGGTCATCTCGATCCTGGAAAGAATCGTGCAGTCTGACAAGACGCGCGTAATCATCATTTCGGGACGACCCATCGCGGAGCTCAGGACCCTCCTGGGCTCAATAAGCAATCTTGAGATATGGGGGTCGCATGGTCTGGAGCATCAATTGAGCGATGGAAGCTACAGTCGCGTTCAGGTGAGCGAGGAGAACGCAGAGTCCCTGGCGGAGGCCGAGGAGTGGGTCGTTGCGCGAGGGCTGTTATCCAGCGCAGAGATCAAGCCTGGTGGGATTGCTATCCACTGGCGTGGAATGTCACCTGCCGAGGCAGCGAGAGTGCAGGCTCTGACTCAGCGCGACTGGGCAGCGTTGGCTGAAAGATCAGGACTTAAACTGCTTCAATTTGAAGCCGGATTGGAACTGCGCGTATCACATCCGGACAAGGGTGATGCGGTGAGATCGATACTTGCGGGACTGGACTCGAATGTGCCGACCGCATATTTAGGTGACGACCTTACAGATGAAGATGCTTTTCATAGCCTGAATGGACATGGCCTGTCAGTCCTCGTGAAAGCTGATTATCGCGAAACTATCGCCAAAGCCTGGATCAAGCCTCCACTGGGGTTAATTGAGTTTCTCGAACGATGGCTGAATAGTGTTTCCGGATAG
- a CDS encoding trehalose-6-phosphate synthase has protein sequence MKILSLRLILALIIGVTFVSLASSWYEVRTTKDALRQELESKAETLGQSLAAGAESPLLAGDTARLELMVQHFTKRDHLLGIGIYSRDDTPLVATPGLGSLLAGAPKLMTDALVGNRTVSEFVRVRLKRTHMLVTPIRTADNKVVGEIVVIHDATYIRTEILRIWSRIFLRIAIQVLVIAVITFLVLRWSLAGPIAHVAQWIKALRTGRHAVQPTPQDLNFLLPFANEVAPLAESMRQARAAAEAEARLRNINESLWTAQRLADHVRNKLNGSSLFVVSNREPYTHTRQDKRVNVTVPASGLVTALEPILRACHGTWVAHGSGNADAETVDIHDRLKVPPDDPRYTLRRIWLGREEEDGYYNGFANEGLWPLCHIAHTRPIFRTSDWEYYNKVNKKFADALVEEIGSEEHPTVLIQDYHFALLPRMLKERLPHARVAIFWHIPWPNAESFSICPWQRELLDGLLGADLIGFHTQAHCNNFLHTVDHVLEAKVDWEHFFIERNQHRSSVLPFPISVELVEDRFDARNEISAEEERSTLLLELGIEATFLGVGVDRVDYTKGILERFRAVESLLERYPKYQGKFTFIQIGAPTRSRIKRYVDFQVEVKNEVERINARFKRGKWKPIVFQNREHTHQEVQRYYRAAHLCMVTSLHDGMNLVAKEYVAARQDERGVLILSRFTGAARELHDAIIVNPYDVESTAEAIAQALEMNVSEMADRMRRMRRSVMEHNIYWWAGSLIGQLCSVRLRQNRTNISVINRAQVER, from the coding sequence ATGAAGATCCTGAGTTTGCGATTGATCCTCGCGTTGATCATTGGTGTGACTTTCGTTTCGCTGGCTTCGTCCTGGTATGAGGTAAGGACTACGAAAGATGCACTACGTCAGGAGCTCGAGAGCAAAGCTGAAACTCTCGGCCAGAGCTTAGCCGCAGGTGCGGAGTCGCCCTTACTGGCGGGGGACACTGCCAGGTTGGAATTGATGGTTCAGCACTTCACCAAGCGCGACCATCTCCTTGGAATTGGCATCTACAGCCGCGATGATACTCCGTTGGTTGCAACTCCAGGTCTCGGTTCTCTGCTAGCGGGCGCGCCAAAACTCATGACGGACGCCCTTGTTGGTAATCGCACGGTCAGTGAATTTGTCCGGGTGCGTCTGAAGCGTACCCACATGCTAGTCACGCCTATACGCACAGCAGACAATAAAGTCGTCGGAGAAATCGTCGTCATCCACGACGCGACCTATATAAGGACCGAGATTCTTCGGATCTGGAGCCGAATTTTCCTTCGCATCGCGATTCAAGTGTTGGTGATTGCAGTTATCACATTTCTTGTTTTGCGTTGGAGCCTTGCAGGACCGATTGCGCATGTGGCGCAATGGATAAAGGCGCTCCGCACCGGACGGCACGCTGTTCAGCCCACACCCCAAGATCTGAATTTTCTTTTGCCCTTCGCGAATGAGGTAGCTCCGTTGGCAGAGAGTATGCGGCAAGCGCGTGCCGCGGCAGAAGCGGAAGCCAGATTGAGGAACATCAACGAATCTCTTTGGACTGCGCAGCGCCTCGCGGATCACGTACGCAATAAGCTAAATGGCAGCAGCCTTTTCGTGGTTTCAAACCGCGAACCGTACACGCACACACGACAAGACAAGAGGGTAAATGTCACTGTGCCAGCCAGCGGGTTGGTCACTGCACTTGAGCCGATTCTTCGTGCATGTCACGGAACCTGGGTAGCTCATGGAAGCGGCAATGCGGACGCAGAAACGGTAGACATCCATGACCGACTGAAGGTACCACCAGATGACCCACGTTATACGCTTCGTCGCATCTGGCTCGGCAGGGAAGAAGAAGATGGTTACTACAACGGGTTCGCGAACGAAGGTCTGTGGCCACTTTGCCACATCGCTCACACGCGCCCGATTTTCCGCACGTCAGATTGGGAATACTACAACAAGGTCAATAAGAAGTTCGCCGACGCTCTCGTGGAAGAGATAGGTAGCGAGGAACATCCGACTGTGCTGATCCAGGACTACCACTTTGCACTCTTGCCCCGAATGCTAAAGGAAAGGTTGCCCCACGCGAGAGTCGCTATCTTCTGGCACATCCCCTGGCCCAATGCCGAATCATTTAGCATCTGTCCGTGGCAACGGGAACTGCTCGACGGTTTATTGGGAGCGGACCTGATTGGCTTTCATACGCAAGCCCACTGTAATAACTTCCTTCATACGGTTGACCATGTGCTCGAAGCCAAGGTTGATTGGGAGCACTTCTTTATAGAACGCAATCAACATCGATCCTCTGTGCTCCCGTTTCCGATTAGTGTTGAATTGGTTGAAGACCGTTTTGATGCACGGAACGAAATTAGTGCAGAGGAAGAACGTAGCACGTTGCTCCTCGAATTAGGAATTGAAGCGACATTCCTCGGTGTAGGCGTCGACCGTGTGGACTACACCAAGGGCATACTGGAACGCTTTCGGGCGGTTGAGTCACTTTTGGAACGGTATCCCAAATATCAGGGCAAATTCACCTTCATTCAGATCGGTGCACCGACTCGCAGCCGCATCAAACGGTACGTCGATTTTCAAGTGGAGGTCAAAAACGAGGTCGAGCGGATCAACGCACGGTTCAAACGGGGAAAGTGGAAACCGATCGTTTTCCAGAACCGCGAGCATACACATCAGGAGGTGCAGCGCTACTATCGAGCTGCCCATTTGTGCATGGTCACGTCCCTGCATGACGGGATGAATCTGGTGGCGAAGGAGTACGTAGCAGCGCGACAGGATGAACGCGGCGTACTGATCCTGAGCCGGTTCACTGGCGCGGCGAGAGAGTTGCACGATGCGATCATCGTGAATCCCTACGACGTTGAATCGACCGCCGAGGCAATTGCGCAGGCACTCGAAATGAATGTGAGCGAAATGGCTGATCGAATGAGGCGAATGAGAAGGTCGGTCATGGAGCACAACATATATTGGTGGGCGGGCAGCCTGATCGGTCAGCTCTGCTCAGTTCGGCTAAGGCAAAATCGCACGAATATCTCTGTGATTAACAGAGCTCAGGTGGAGAGATAG
- a CDS encoding GAF domain-containing protein, with translation MSNPALQEIVSEIRHFATIAKDFASLQEFSVALIAERLPNYNWVGFYMLDPSDDGVLVLGPFRGAPTEHIRIPVTQGICGAAVAQGETVIVEDVSSDPRYLSCSIDTKSEIVVPIRLNGKIVGEIDIDSHTLNAFGSADRTCLEECAAVFGQFLEHKEKSAT, from the coding sequence ATGTCAAATCCAGCCCTTCAGGAAATAGTTTCGGAAATTAGGCATTTCGCGACGATAGCCAAAGACTTTGCTTCGCTCCAGGAGTTCAGCGTCGCCCTTATTGCCGAGCGTCTGCCAAATTACAACTGGGTAGGGTTCTACATGCTGGATCCCAGCGACGACGGTGTTCTTGTTCTCGGGCCATTTCGAGGCGCACCTACGGAACATATTCGCATTCCGGTAACGCAGGGCATCTGCGGAGCCGCAGTAGCGCAAGGAGAAACCGTGATCGTAGAGGATGTCTCCTCTGATCCGAGGTATCTCTCCTGTTCGATCGACACGAAGTCGGAAATCGTTGTTCCTATCCGTCTCAATGGGAAGATTGTGGGAGAGATTGACATCGACAGCCATACTCTTAATGCTTTCGGATCGGCCGACCGGACTTGTCTGGAAGAATGTGCGGCTGTGTTCGGTCAGTTCCTCGAACATAAGGAAAAGTCTGCGACTTAG
- a CDS encoding arabinose isomerase, whose product MAAYWTQFDGLEERLKGYLDTVAERLYDPTREVINFGLVDSAERASIVGHETRVQDIDFLVIYVTTYALSAIVLPIVRKAKVPVLVLNLQPTAALDYARFNDLQDRTTMTGEWLAYCSACTMPEIANVFERCEIPFHQVNGRLDDDPECWREIHEWMDAAQVMHGLSHLRLGLMGHYYSGMLDIATDLTAVSYIFGTHFEQLEVDELSSIRLNVSDTEVRQEVEVLRDAFDIQEDCSFFELDRAARTSVALEQFIKKYSLGALAYYYKGSGSELNEDTMSSIILGTSLLTRRGIPVAGEYEIKNALAMKIMDSFGTGGSFTEYYAVDYTDDIVLMGHDGPGHPGIADGKTRVRPLDVYHGKVGRGLSVEMSVKAGPVTLLSVVENKRRGFKLLVAECSIEAGPILEIGNTNSRYRFPIGARKFIQRWNEHGPAHHCAVGVGHIAHKLEKLGALLNVDVVQVC is encoded by the coding sequence TTGGCGGCGTACTGGACACAGTTCGATGGTCTCGAAGAGCGCCTGAAGGGATACCTCGATACTGTGGCGGAGAGACTCTATGACCCCACACGCGAAGTCATCAATTTCGGCCTTGTCGACTCCGCGGAACGCGCTTCTATTGTCGGACATGAAACGAGGGTGCAGGATATCGACTTTCTCGTCATCTATGTTACGACCTATGCCCTCTCTGCTATAGTCCTGCCGATCGTTCGCAAAGCGAAGGTTCCCGTACTCGTCTTGAATCTACAACCAACAGCCGCGCTGGACTACGCGCGCTTCAACGATCTGCAGGATCGGACCACAATGACTGGCGAATGGCTTGCATACTGTTCGGCCTGTACTATGCCGGAGATCGCCAACGTCTTTGAGCGCTGCGAAATTCCTTTCCATCAGGTGAACGGAAGACTGGACGATGATCCCGAATGCTGGCGTGAGATTCATGAGTGGATGGACGCTGCGCAGGTTATGCATGGACTCAGCCATCTCCGCTTAGGTCTGATGGGCCACTACTACAGCGGCATGCTCGATATAGCAACGGACCTGACGGCGGTGAGCTATATCTTCGGGACGCATTTCGAGCAACTGGAAGTAGATGAATTGAGCAGCATTCGCCTCAATGTGTCGGATACGGAAGTTCGGCAAGAAGTGGAGGTCTTAAGGGACGCCTTCGATATACAAGAGGACTGTTCCTTCTTCGAACTGGACCGTGCTGCCCGAACCTCTGTTGCGCTGGAGCAGTTCATAAAGAAATATTCTCTTGGCGCCCTGGCGTACTACTACAAAGGCTCCGGCTCTGAATTGAATGAAGACACTATGAGCTCGATAATTCTTGGCACGTCTTTGCTGACCAGGCGCGGCATCCCCGTCGCCGGAGAATACGAGATCAAGAACGCGCTTGCTATGAAGATCATGGACAGCTTTGGAACCGGTGGATCCTTCACGGAATACTATGCGGTCGATTACACAGACGATATTGTGTTGATGGGGCATGATGGCCCCGGTCACCCAGGCATCGCGGATGGAAAGACAAGGGTTCGACCGTTAGACGTCTATCACGGCAAAGTGGGACGAGGACTTTCCGTCGAAATGAGTGTCAAGGCGGGCCCGGTTACTTTGTTGTCTGTGGTCGAGAACAAGAGGCGCGGCTTTAAATTGCTTGTCGCTGAATGCAGTATCGAAGCTGGGCCGATTCTCGAGATCGGCAATACGAATAGCCGCTATCGTTTTCCAATCGGAGCGCGCAAATTCATTCAGCGGTGGAATGAGCACGGTCCGGCACATCATTGTGCCGTTGGAGTCGGGCATATCGCGCATAAACTCGAAAAACTCGGAGCCCTTCTGAATGTTGATGTAGTGCAGGTGTGCTGA